In Brachypodium distachyon strain Bd21 chromosome 2, Brachypodium_distachyon_v3.0, whole genome shotgun sequence, one genomic interval encodes:
- the LOC100832959 gene encoding uncharacterized protein LOC100832959: protein MEGVAWKQRSPATCPPIRCIVKLGGAAITNKGELESIDQDSLRSTCAQLRQAMSDPAAKGKVMGMDWSRRFGDPADPVVDAEGFADMPGIGLDSNFIVVHGAGSFGHFQASRSGVHKGGLHSTLVKAGFVATRISVTSLNQEIVRALAREGIPSVGMPPFACGWSTQQRNLASADASQIIQSLHAGFVPVLHGDAVFDELLDCTILSGDVIIRHLAQLLTPKYVVFLTDVHGVYDRPPTDPDAVLLREIEVDDNGGWSVVKPALQDNGKGVEISVASHDTTGGMETKILEAAAIARLGVDVYITKVDTEHSLRALKGAVNTCSDDWLGTVIRSAK, encoded by the exons ATGGAGGGGGTGGCATGGAAGCAGCGGAGCCCCGCTACCTGTCCCCCTATCCGTTGCATCGTCAAGCTAG GCGGAGCGGCCATCACGAACAAGGGCGAACTGGAGAGCATCGACCAGGATAGCCTGCGGTCTACGTGCGCGCAGCTGCGACAGGCCATGTCCGACCCCGCCGCCAAGGGGAAGGTTATGGGGATGGACTGGAGCAGGAGGTTCGGCGATCCGGCCGACCCGGTTGTGGACGCAGAGGGGTTCGCGGATATGCCAGGGATTGGGCTCGACAGTAACTTCATCGTCGTCCACGGTGCCG GTTCTTTTGGTCACTTCCAAGCAAGTAGATCTGGAGTCCATAAAGGAGGGTTGCATTCAACACTGGTGAAGGCAGGCTTTGTGGCTACAAGAATTTCA GTGACTTCTCTCAACCAGGAAATTGTTAGAGCCTTGGCAAGAG AAGGAATACCGTCAGTTGGAATGCCACCATTTGCTTGTGGATGGTCTACTCAGCAAAGAAAT CTTGCATCAGCCGATGCTTCTCAAATCATTCAGTCACTCCATGCTGGTTTTGTCCCT GTTTTACATGGAGATGCTGTTTTTGATGAATTGCTG GACTGCACCATATTGAGTGGGGATGTCATTATACGTCACCTGGCACAGCTCCTGACTCCAAAATATGTTGTATTTCTG ACAGATGTTCATGGAGTGTACGATCGTCCTCCGACTGACCCAGATGCAGTACTTCTCAGAGAGATAG AGGTGGATGACAACGGAGGCTGGTCAGTTGTAAAACCTGCATTACAAGACAACGGAAAAGGAG TCGAGATATCAGTAGCTTCACACGATACCACTGGAGGAATGGAGACGAAAATATTGGAAGCTGCTGCGATTGCTAGGCTTGGAGTTGATGTGTACATTACAAAG GTTGATACAGAACACTCCCTGAGAGCCTTGAAGGGGGCTGTGAACACATGCTCGGACGATTGGCTTGGAACTGTTATACGCTCTGCTAAATAG
- the LOC100833580 gene encoding uncharacterized protein LOC100833580 isoform X1 produces MRLIKAEELFRKVLESGAKKQKNRLLGLDVGSKYVGLAVSDHQNRIALPLSVLGRTKTNITLMADDFKTLVKKYSLAGLVVGYPFNLQGQCSPDAIQVSLLVGELCKTGKLDDLSYTYWDENFTSKCVEALLNPLKLHDPVETKTMTDKFAAVCILQGYLDNMNRALRSTDNCKD; encoded by the exons ATGAGGCTGATAAAAGCGGAGGAGTTGTTCCGGAAAGTCCTCGAGAGCGGGgcaaagaagcagaagaatCGGCTGCTTGGGCTCGATGTAGGCAGTAAGTATGTCGGGCTGGCCGTTTCCGATCACCAAAACAGGATTGCCTTGCCTCTAAG TGTCTTGGGTAGGACAAAGACAAATATCACCTTGATGGCAGATGATTTCAAAACATTG GTTAAGAAGTACTCGCTTGCAGGTCTTGTTGTGGGTTATCCATTCAACTTGCAGGGTCAATGTTCTCCAGAT GCAATACAAGTAAGCCTTCTTGTCGGAGAACTTTGTAAAACTGGGAAACTTGATGATTTGAGCTACACATATTGGGATGAAAATTTTACCTCAAAG TGTGTAGAAGCCCTTTTAAATCCCCTGAAACTACATGATCCAGTTGAGACCAAAACAATGACTGATAAATTTGCTGCAGTTTGCATACTCCAG GGTTACCTTGATAACATGAACAGAGCGTTGAGATCTACAGATAATTGTAAAGACTAA
- the LOC100833580 gene encoding uncharacterized protein LOC100833580 isoform X2 — MRLIKAEELFRKVLESGAKKQKNRLLGLDVGSKYVGLAVSDHQNRIALPLSVLGRTKTNITLMADDFKTLAIQVSLLVGELCKTGKLDDLSYTYWDENFTSKCVEALLNPLKLHDPVETKTMTDKFAAVCILQGYLDNMNRALRSTDNCKD, encoded by the exons ATGAGGCTGATAAAAGCGGAGGAGTTGTTCCGGAAAGTCCTCGAGAGCGGGgcaaagaagcagaagaatCGGCTGCTTGGGCTCGATGTAGGCAGTAAGTATGTCGGGCTGGCCGTTTCCGATCACCAAAACAGGATTGCCTTGCCTCTAAG TGTCTTGGGTAGGACAAAGACAAATATCACCTTGATGGCAGATGATTTCAAAACATTG GCAATACAAGTAAGCCTTCTTGTCGGAGAACTTTGTAAAACTGGGAAACTTGATGATTTGAGCTACACATATTGGGATGAAAATTTTACCTCAAAG TGTGTAGAAGCCCTTTTAAATCCCCTGAAACTACATGATCCAGTTGAGACCAAAACAATGACTGATAAATTTGCTGCAGTTTGCATACTCCAG GGTTACCTTGATAACATGAACAGAGCGTTGAGATCTACAGATAATTGTAAAGACTAA